Sequence from the Methanobacterium alkalithermotolerans genome:
TCTGGGGGGGTCCTTGAGGTTGTGGAAAATGGTTATAATGGTTATCTACTCGAACCTTATGATTTAGAGGGATTAGGCAAGAAAATCAAGCTCCTATGTGAAAACCATTCAAAATCCACTAAACTGGGATTAAATGGATATGAAAAGGTTCAAAGATATTTCACCTGGGATATTGTTCTTAAATCAATATTAAACATATACCAAAATTTTTAGGAGTTTTCCATGCCTGAGACTTATATCATAACCCCGGATTACAATGGAAAAAGATTTTTAGAAAATTATTTTTCTTCAATATTATATCAAAGTTATACTAATTTTAAAATTATATTGGTGGATAATTCACCAAATAATGATTCAATTGATTTTATAGGTGAAAATTATCAAGAAGAACTTCTCTCGAATAAAATTAGAATTATAAAAAACTCTATAAACCATGGATTTGCTAAAGCAAACAACCAGGGAATAAATGAAGCATTAAAAGACCCTGAATGCAAATATATTATTTGTTTAAACAACGATACTGAAATAAAAAAAGATTTTCTGGATAAAATAATCTCTTCTGCCCGTAAACACCCTCAAGCAGGAAGCATTCAACCTAAAATGATATGGGGACAACAACCGGATTTAATGGATTCTGCTGGCCTGGAATACTCCAGAAATGGACTGGGATTTAATAGAGGTGCCTATGAGAATCCTGAAAAATATGATGTTGAAGAAGAAATTTTAGGTTGCTGTGCTGGAGCCTGTTTATATCGTAGAGAAGCACTGGAAGATGTTAAAATTGATGGGGAATATTTTGACGAGGATTTTTTTGCCTACTATGAAGATTTCGATCTGGCTTTGAGTTTAAGATGGGCTGGATGGTCTTCCTGGTACTGCCCTGAAGCTGTGGTTTGGCATTACAAAGGAGGGACTAAGCTACCACAAAGTGACTTTACAGTATATCATAACTGGAGAAATTATACCTGGACACTATTTAAGAACTTACCTTATTCATTTCTCATATGGAATTTCCCCCTAATATTGATTGCAGAAATTTCCCAGATTGCTTTAAATTTAGTTCGGGGGAATTATATTATACTTAAATCTAAAAAAGATGCTTACATAGGATTAAAAAGGTTCATAGATAAAAAAAAGAGAATTAAAAGAAAACATCCTTTTAAGGAGATAAAAAAATTTTTTATTTTAAAGTGGAGACCTTAAGAATCCATTATTTATCTATTTTAATTACTTTTTTTTATTTAA
This genomic interval carries:
- a CDS encoding glycosyltransferase family 2 protein gives rise to the protein MPETYIITPDYNGKRFLENYFSSILYQSYTNFKIILVDNSPNNDSIDFIGENYQEELLSNKIRIIKNSINHGFAKANNQGINEALKDPECKYIICLNNDTEIKKDFLDKIISSARKHPQAGSIQPKMIWGQQPDLMDSAGLEYSRNGLGFNRGAYENPEKYDVEEEILGCCAGACLYRREALEDVKIDGEYFDEDFFAYYEDFDLALSLRWAGWSSWYCPEAVVWHYKGGTKLPQSDFTVYHNWRNYTWTLFKNLPYSFLIWNFPLILIAEISQIALNLVRGNYIILKSKKDAYIGLKRFIDKKKRIKRKHPFKEIKKFFILKWRP